In Venenivibrio stagnispumantis, one DNA window encodes the following:
- the trpB gene encoding tryptophan synthase subunit beta — protein MKYNYPDSKGYFGIYGGKFLPETLIPALEELEKQYENIKKDGDFQRELLYYMREYAGRPTILYYADRLTKAVGGAKIYLKREDLLHTGAHKINNTLGQVLLTKKLGKKRVIAETGAGQHGVSTATAAALFGLECTIYMGEEDAERQALNVFRMKLLGADVRIVKSGSRTLKDAVNEALRDWVTNVRTTHYIIGSALGPHPFPMIVRDFQSVIGQETKQQIIEVEGKLPDYIVACVGGGSNAIGIFYPFIEDEDVKLIGVEAGGYGIETGMHAASINGGSIGVLHGMKSYFIQDKWGQIESTHSISAGLDYPGVGPEHSFLHDIKRVEYTTATDEEALQGFFLLSQTEGIIPALESSHAVIKAVEIAQKLDKNQIVIINLSGRGDKDVASIKNLLDTEKGLYEKIIDNLKTKYKF, from the coding sequence ATGAAATATAATTATCCGGATAGCAAAGGATATTTTGGAATATATGGTGGTAAATTTTTACCTGAAACATTAATACCTGCATTGGAAGAACTTGAAAAACAGTATGAAAATATAAAAAAAGATGGAGATTTTCAAAGGGAGCTTCTTTATTATATGAGAGAGTATGCAGGAAGACCCACAATATTATATTATGCAGATAGATTAACAAAAGCTGTCGGTGGAGCAAAAATATATCTTAAAAGAGAAGATTTATTACATACAGGAGCTCATAAAATAAATAATACACTTGGACAGGTATTACTTACAAAAAAACTTGGTAAAAAGAGAGTAATAGCAGAGACAGGTGCAGGACAGCATGGTGTTTCAACTGCTACAGCTGCGGCATTATTTGGGCTTGAATGCACCATATATATGGGAGAAGAAGATGCAGAAAGACAGGCACTAAATGTATTTAGAATGAAATTACTTGGTGCAGATGTAAGAATAGTAAAATCTGGAAGTAGGACATTAAAAGATGCAGTAAATGAAGCTTTGAGAGATTGGGTGACAAATGTAAGAACAACCCATTATATAATCGGTTCAGCCCTTGGACCACATCCATTTCCGATGATTGTTAGAGATTTTCAATCTGTTATAGGGCAGGAAACAAAACAGCAAATTATTGAAGTAGAAGGAAAACTTCCGGATTATATAGTTGCCTGTGTAGGTGGTGGTAGCAATGCAATAGGAATATTTTATCCATTTATAGAAGATGAAGATGTTAAACTTATCGGTGTAGAAGCAGGAGGATATGGAATTGAGACCGGTATGCATGCAGCAAGTATAAATGGTGGTAGCATTGGAGTATTACACGGTATGAAAAGTTATTTTATTCAGGATAAATGGGGACAGATAGAAAGCACCCATTCTATCTCTGCCGGTTTGGATTATCCCGGAGTTGGTCCAGAACATTCATTCCTACATGATATTAAAAGGGTAGAATATACTACTGCAACAGATGAAGAAGCCCTGCAAGGATTTTTCCTATTATCCCAAACAGAAGGGATAATTCCGGCACTTGAAAGCTCCCACGCAGTTATAAAAGCAGTAGAAATAGCCCAAAAACTTGATAAAAATCAGATAGTTATTATAAATCTATCCGGTAGAGGAGATAAAGATGTGGCTTCTATAAAAAATCTCCTTGATACAGAAAAAGGATTATATGAAAAAATCATTGATAATCTAAAAACTAAATATAAATTTTAA
- the rlmN gene encoding 23S rRNA (adenine(2503)-C(2))-methyltransferase RlmN: MVNLKDFNFQQLENYLINNGFEKFRAVQIAKWLYIKKVDSFDLMTDLSKNLRNFLKENCEINSLKLLYWEQSKIDGSIKFLWELKDKNTVETVLINEKDHKTLCVSTQVGCAVGCKFCFTTKDGLIRNLETNEIVEQYIQVQRFVGNEERISNIVYMGMGEPLANYENTKKSVQIFTDKRMVGLSNRKITISSSGIIAQIKKMYEDKEFPHVKLAVSLNAPTQSKREFLMPISQTNRLEELIKTLREIPLKPGWRITLEYVLIKGVNDTIEDAKNLVKLIKKDRNRFKVNLIPFNPYPLSEFERPEEERILAFEKVLWDNNIATFIRWSKGRDISAACGQLRKKDLLQINPV; the protein is encoded by the coding sequence ATGGTAAATTTAAAAGATTTTAATTTTCAGCAATTGGAAAATTATCTTATAAATAATGGATTTGAAAAATTTAGAGCTGTGCAGATAGCCAAATGGCTTTATATTAAAAAAGTAGATTCTTTTGATTTAATGACAGATTTAAGTAAAAATTTGAGAAATTTTTTAAAAGAAAATTGTGAAATAAACTCTTTAAAGCTGTTATATTGGGAACAATCTAAAATAGATGGTAGTATAAAATTTTTATGGGAGCTAAAAGATAAAAACACCGTAGAAACCGTGCTTATCAATGAAAAAGACCATAAAACATTATGTGTATCTACGCAGGTTGGTTGTGCAGTAGGATGTAAATTTTGCTTTACAACAAAAGATGGATTAATAAGAAATCTTGAAACAAATGAGATAGTTGAGCAGTATATTCAGGTTCAAAGATTCGTAGGAAATGAAGAAAGAATATCTAATATTGTGTATATGGGAATGGGAGAGCCTCTTGCAAATTATGAAAATACAAAAAAATCCGTTCAGATATTTACAGATAAAAGAATGGTTGGTTTATCAAATAGAAAAATAACAATCTCTTCCAGTGGGATAATAGCACAAATAAAAAAGATGTATGAAGATAAAGAATTTCCTCATGTAAAGCTTGCTGTATCCTTAAATGCTCCTACCCAATCAAAAAGAGAGTTTTTAATGCCAATATCCCAAACAAACAGATTAGAAGAATTAATAAAAACATTAAGAGAGATACCATTAAAACCCGGTTGGAGAATAACCTTAGAATATGTCCTTATAAAAGGAGTAAATGATACAATAGAAGATGCAAAAAATCTTGTAAAATTAATCAAAAAAGATAGAAATAGATTTAAAGTAAATCTTATACCATTTAACCCTTATCCTCTTTCTGAGTTTGAAAGACCGGAAGAAGAAAGAATATTGGCATTTGAAAAGGTTTTATGGGATAATAATATAGCTACATTTATAAGATGGAGTAAGGGAAGGGATATATCCGCTGCTTGCGGGCAACTAAGAAAAAAAGATTTATTACAGATAAATCCTGTATAA
- a CDS encoding nucleotide sugar dehydrogenase, whose translation MEFEKVIACIGAGYVGGPTMAVIAYKCPQYKVIVVDINKERIDRWNSDNLPVYEPGLDEIVKQVREKNLFFSTDVESAIKEAQIIFVSVNTPTKEYGVGAGMAADLKYWEKSARDILKYANSDKIVVEKSTVPVKTAEAIERILSTSDKYKFEVISNPEFLAEGTAINDLLYPDRVLIGSRETPSGIKAREEIVKIYENWVPREKIITSNIWSSELAKLAANAFLAQRISSINALTPLCEITGADIEEIAYAVGTDSRIGNKFLKPSVGFGGSCFKKDILNLTYICKYYGLDEVADYWLKIVEINEYQKNRFVLRILEEMFNTLSGKKIALFGFAFKANTNDTRESAAITIAKKLVEERAILSITDPKALENAKKDLEGVEGEIYYTEDPYEAVKDADAIAVITEWDLFKNLDYEKIYSLMRKPAFIFDGRNILDHKKLFEIGFNVYPLGKPPLKHF comes from the coding sequence ATGGAGTTTGAAAAAGTTATAGCCTGTATAGGTGCCGGATATGTTGGTGGTCCTACAATGGCAGTTATTGCCTATAAATGTCCTCAATATAAAGTAATTGTAGTAGATATAAATAAAGAAAGAATAGATAGATGGAACTCTGATAATTTACCTGTATATGAACCGGGATTAGATGAGATAGTGAAGCAAGTAAGAGAAAAAAATCTATTTTTTTCAACAGATGTAGAGTCTGCTATAAAGGAAGCTCAGATAATATTTGTTAGTGTCAATACACCTACAAAAGAATATGGTGTAGGTGCCGGAATGGCAGCAGATTTAAAATATTGGGAAAAATCTGCAAGGGATATATTAAAATATGCAAATTCTGATAAAATCGTTGTAGAAAAAAGCACAGTGCCGGTAAAAACAGCAGAAGCAATAGAAAGAATATTATCTACTTCCGATAAATACAAATTTGAAGTAATTTCAAATCCGGAATTTTTAGCAGAAGGGACAGCTATAAATGATTTATTATATCCGGATAGGGTTTTAATAGGTTCAAGGGAAACTCCTTCCGGTATAAAAGCAAGGGAGGAAATAGTCAAAATTTATGAAAATTGGGTGCCAAGGGAAAAGATAATTACATCAAATATATGGAGTAGTGAGCTTGCAAAACTTGCTGCAAATGCATTTTTAGCCCAAAGAATATCATCAATAAATGCATTAACACCTCTCTGTGAGATAACAGGAGCCGATATAGAAGAAATTGCTTATGCAGTAGGGACAGATAGCAGAATAGGTAATAAATTTTTAAAGCCAAGTGTAGGTTTTGGTGGTTCTTGTTTTAAAAAGGATATATTAAATTTAACATATATCTGCAAATATTACGGACTTGATGAAGTTGCAGATTATTGGCTAAAAATAGTTGAGATAAATGAATATCAGAAAAATAGATTTGTCTTAAGAATATTGGAAGAGATGTTTAATACGCTTTCCGGCAAAAAAATTGCATTATTTGGTTTTGCATTTAAAGCCAATACAAATGATACAAGGGAAAGTGCAGCTATCACAATAGCTAAAAAATTAGTTGAAGAAAGAGCAATTTTATCTATAACAGACCCAAAAGCCCTTGAAAATGCCAAAAAAGATTTAGAAGGTGTAGAAGGAGAAATTTATTATACAGAAGACCCTTATGAAGCCGTAAAAGATGCAGATGCCATAGCTGTTATAACAGAATGGGATTTATTCAAAAATTTAGATTATGAAAAAATATATTCTCTAATGAGAAAACCGGCATTTATATTTGATGGTAGAAATATACTTGACCATAAAAAATTATTTGAAATAGGCTTTAATGTTTATCCTCTCGGCAAACCACCTTTAAAGCATTTTTAA